The following are from one region of the Littorina saxatilis isolate snail1 linkage group LG4, US_GU_Lsax_2.0, whole genome shotgun sequence genome:
- the LOC138963813 gene encoding receptor-type tyrosine-protein phosphatase kappa-like yields MLRHTGQQSTPAPQAAPASAPTQDPADYDEATEGDNVYYNNDEDVYASFKASQPKLDAVQKYLVDALASGKLKEEFSTLESMPEGVPQEVALLKKNFKKNRFAAILPYDRNLVVLRDGYSEGTATDFVNASYVSGYKLNKQFIAAQGPRDNTVGDLWRMIWQEQITHVVMLTNIEERGKPKCELYWPEEEGGEDTFGPVTVTTTHVQCRDDFFIRTFSVKRAGSDESREVTQYHYVSWPDHGAPTTTSLVTFWRYVHNRTKPADGASVPPVLVHCSAGVGRTGTYIGLEIGVDMAVNEGHINVLDLVKRLREERCLMVQAVDQYLFLHKALLEAYTAHGTNVSVDEFDAMFTGHITSDKPHPRVDKEFQTLQQMLTLTPAHRHDTASLEENMAKNRNPSILPSEEHLVYLTEHVTGRNQYINAVFMPTFRDHRGGIVTQLPLPSTLVDFWRLVYGNDVSAIVSLSSPNEEQEVKPVCQYWPTNEGKSLTFGPYFVYLTSKTERRGSQVTSYSLNLGKQGVKSTRVLELLHYKGWTGKVGGSTSDILHLIDTLVTLQEKTNTDRLLVQCSDGVGKSGLFLALCDIINRMTYDREVDVYMTVRHVQSVTPKALSSVTQYRYCYEVVQNRVREMSVYANAPQR; encoded by the exons ATGTTGCGGCACACTGGTCAGCAGTCCACGCCAGCACCGCAAGCAGCCCCAGCCTCTGCCCCAACACAAG aCCCAGCTGACTACGACGAGGCGACTGAGGGCGATAACGTGTATTACAACAACGACGAAGACGTGTACGCCAGCTTCAAGGCGTCACAACCCAAGCTAGACGCCGTGCAGAAATACCTGGTGGACGCCCTGGCCTCGGGAAAACTGAAGGAGGAATTTTCT ACACTCGAGAGCATGCCTGAAGGTGTACCCCAGGAGGTCGCCCTGCTGAAAAAGAACTTCAAGAAGAACCGATTCGCTGCCATCCTGCCCT ATGACCGCAACCTAGTCGTCCTGCGTGATGGATACTCCGAAGGAACGGCCACTGATTTTGTTAACGCGAGCTATGTTTCG GGTTACAAGTTGAACAAGCAGTTCATCGCTGCTCAAG GGCCAAGGGACAACACTGTGGGCGATCTCTGGCGCATGATCTGGCAGGAGCAGATAACACACGTTGTCATGCTCACCAACATTGAGGAAAGAGGAAAA CCCAAGTGCGAGCTGTACTGGCCGGAGGAGGAGGGCGGTGAGGACACCTTCGGCCCTGTGACAGTGACCACCACTCATGTCCAGTGCAGAGACGACTTCTTCATCAGGACATTCAGCGTCAAGAGAGCTGGG AGCGATGAGTCAAGGGAAGTCACCCAGTACCACTACGTGTCGTGGCCTGATCACGGTGCACCCACGACTACCTCCCTTGTCACCTTCTGGCGTTACGTCCACAACAGGACAAAGCCTGCAGACGGCGCTTCTGTTCCGCCTGTTCTCGTTCACTGCAG TGCCGGTGTCGGAAGAACCGGAACCTACATCGGCCTTGAGATTGGCGTggacatggcagtcaacgaaggTCACATTAATGTCCTTGACCTTGTCAAACGCCTGCGCGAGGAACGCTGCTTGATGGTGCAGGCTGTT gACCAGTACTTGTTCCTGCACAAAGCCCTGCTAGAGGCCTACACAGCGCACGGCACCAACGTTTCGGTGGATGAGTTTGATGCCATGTTCACTGGACACATCACCTCCGACAAGCCACATCCCCGTGTGGATAAAGAATTCCAG ACCCTGCAGCAAATGCTGACTCTGACACCCGCACACCGCCACGACACGGCCAGCCTGGAGGAAAACATGGCCAAAAACAGGAACCCTAGTATCCTGCCtt CGGAAGAGCATCTGGTCTACCTAACCGAACACGTGACAGGGCGGAAccagtacatcaacgctgtctTCATGCCT ACGTTCCGGGACCATCGGGGCGGCATAGTGACACAGCTACCTCTGCCCTCCACACTGGTCGACTTCTGGAGACTTGTCTACGGAAATGACGTCAGTGCAATTGTCTCCCTTAGCTCCCCCAACGAGGAACAGGAAGTCAAG CCCGTCTGTCAGTACTGGCCGACCAATGAAGGAAAATCACTCACATTCGGTCCTTACTTCGTCTACCTGACAAGCAAGACGGAACGCAGAGGGTCACAAGTCACTTCCTACAGTCTCAATCTGGGAAAGcag GGAGTAAAATCTACCCGAGTGTTGGAACTGCTGCACTACAAGGGGTGGACAGGGAAGGTGGGGGGAAGCACCTCCGACATCCTGCATCTGATTGACACCCTGGTCACCTTGCAAGAGAAGACCAACACCGACCGTCTGCTGGTGCAGTGCAG TGATGGAGTTGGGAAAAGCGGACTGTTCCTTGCCCTGTGTGACATCATCAACCGCATGACGTATGACCGTGAGGTTGACGTGTACATGACTGTCAGACACGTGCAGAGCGTCACACCAAAGGCTCTGTCGTCTGTT ACGCAGTACCGCTACTGTTACGAAGTGGTACAGAACCGTGTCCGAGAGATGAGCGTATATGCCAATGCTCCTCAACGCTAA